The following coding sequences are from one Desulfosoma caldarium window:
- a CDS encoding PIG-L deacetylase family protein, with protein MDSIDALIIAAHPDDPEFGAAGTVAKWTREGKRVVYVICTDGDKGTNDRAMNPKELARIRQDEQQAAARVLGVQEVVFLHYPDQGLEDTPEFRRELVRSIRRFRPAIVLSSDPYRRYLWHRDHRIVGQVVMDAVFPYARDHLAYPELLAEGLEPHKVKEAWFWAAEDINHREDITDTFDLKIEALQCHASQWNSHPVRDIRTWLEQRFRKAAEGTPYTYAEAFHRVVLPE; from the coding sequence ATGGACTCGATCGATGCTCTGATCATTGCGGCACATCCGGACGACCCTGAATTCGGCGCTGCAGGCACCGTTGCCAAATGGACGCGTGAGGGGAAAAGGGTCGTTTACGTCATCTGCACGGACGGAGACAAAGGCACCAACGACCGCGCCATGAATCCCAAGGAACTGGCCCGCATTCGCCAAGATGAGCAACAAGCCGCCGCTCGAGTTCTTGGAGTGCAGGAGGTGGTGTTTTTGCACTATCCGGATCAGGGTTTAGAAGACACGCCCGAGTTTCGTCGGGAACTGGTGCGCTCGATACGTCGTTTTCGGCCGGCCATTGTGCTCTCTTCAGACCCTTACCGGCGCTATCTGTGGCATCGAGACCACCGCATTGTAGGCCAGGTGGTCATGGACGCGGTGTTTCCCTACGCTCGGGACCATCTCGCCTATCCCGAGCTCCTGGCCGAAGGGCTGGAACCGCACAAGGTCAAAGAAGCTTGGTTTTGGGCGGCCGAAGACATCAACCATCGAGAAGACATCACCGATACTTTTGACCTGAAGATCGAAGCCCTGCAGTGCCATGCCAGTCAGTGGAACAGCCATCCCGTGCGGGACATTCGCACCTGGCTGGAGCAACGGTTCCGCAAAGCCGCCGAAGGCACGCCGTACACCTATGCGGAAGCCTTTCATCGCGTGGTTTTGCCCGAATGA
- a CDS encoding MBL fold metallo-hydrolase produces MGLKNGIVLTLGDVMVARHTLGPYAVNAYELVCRKTGQGILIDAPQGIDTVRFQAPLKALVLTHTHVDHIQGLQSLVDKTGIPVWVQALDAPRLPVNPDLVLQDDQDLAVGSLTGRVLHTPGHTPGSLCLRFGQVLFSGDTLFPNGPGRTETPAAFRQILASLTQKIFTLPDTVLVFPGHGPPTNVGYERTAFEAFLRRGVPENMCGDVAWSA; encoded by the coding sequence ATGGGGTTGAAAAACGGAATCGTGCTGACTCTCGGCGATGTTATGGTGGCGCGCCACACACTGGGCCCCTACGCCGTAAACGCCTACGAACTGGTGTGTCGAAAAACCGGGCAAGGAATTCTCATTGACGCGCCCCAGGGGATCGATACCGTTCGATTTCAGGCGCCTTTGAAGGCCCTGGTGCTCACTCATACCCATGTCGATCACATCCAGGGGCTTCAAAGCCTGGTGGATAAGACCGGCATTCCCGTCTGGGTTCAGGCTCTGGACGCTCCTCGGCTTCCGGTGAACCCGGATCTGGTGCTGCAGGATGACCAGGACCTTGCCGTGGGGTCCTTGACAGGGCGCGTTTTGCATACTCCGGGCCACACGCCGGGAAGCCTCTGCCTACGGTTCGGTCAAGTGCTTTTTTCCGGAGACACCTTGTTCCCCAACGGCCCGGGACGGACGGAAACCCCCGCCGCTTTTCGTCAAATCCTTGCTTCGCTGACCCAAAAAATCTTCACCCTGCCCGACACCGTTTTGGTCTTTCCGGGTCATGGGCCTCCGACCAACGTGGGCTACGAACGCACGGCTTTTGAAGCGTTTCTTCGCCGGGGAGTCCCTGAGAATATGTGCGGGGATGTGGCGTGGAGTGCGTGA
- a CDS encoding proline--tRNA ligase, whose product MRYSRSFIHTQYEVPKEAETPSHVLLLRGSYIYPAAAGIYSLLPLGHRVAEKIKKIIREEMDGIDGLEVTMPVLNPAELWKATKRYFDIGPELFRFRDRRQREFVLAMTHEEIVTDIAKKFLRSYRDLPVMLYQIQTKVRDEARPRAGLLRVREFQMKDGYSFHPDFEDLDRYYPRIYNAYLRIFARCGLNAVPIEADTGIMGGTGSHEFMLESAHGEDQFVVCTQCDYRANTEKAVGLKPAVKDLSANPPAMASVATPGVKTIGDLMEFFQTTEDHFLKTVAYDADGRLVLAVVRGDFNISVTKLANHLKAVHVDLASEDLLERHGLFGGFLSPVGLKDKNLRVVVDTSVGHETLYIAGGNAVDVHLKNVLPGRDFPVTEQVDIAEVRSGDTCAQCASGRLDVRRGIELGHTFKLGTKYTAPDTMDVTFLGADGANHRVVMGCYGIGVERLMASAVEQWHDEAGIIWPVTIAPYQVILSTLGKSPEVDDAADALYEALRTRWEVLYDDRDESPGVKLKDADLLGIPLRVVVSQRGLKKGTFEVKVRRTGEVFFFGRDEIEAAVARIVADLSPSLDGLPLLPEMG is encoded by the coding sequence ATGCGCTATAGCCGCTCTTTTATACACACGCAGTACGAAGTGCCCAAGGAAGCGGAGACACCATCCCACGTGTTGCTGCTTCGCGGATCCTACATTTACCCCGCAGCTGCCGGCATTTATTCCCTGCTGCCCTTGGGGCACCGAGTGGCCGAAAAGATCAAAAAAATCATTCGAGAGGAAATGGACGGGATCGACGGCTTGGAAGTGACCATGCCCGTGCTCAATCCGGCGGAATTGTGGAAAGCCACCAAGCGGTATTTTGACATCGGGCCGGAACTCTTTCGCTTTCGAGACCGGCGGCAGCGGGAATTCGTGTTGGCCATGACCCACGAAGAAATCGTGACTGACATTGCTAAAAAATTTCTGCGCTCTTACCGGGATTTGCCCGTGATGCTTTACCAGATTCAGACAAAGGTTCGCGATGAGGCGAGGCCTCGAGCGGGGCTGTTGCGCGTGCGCGAATTCCAGATGAAGGACGGTTACAGTTTTCATCCCGACTTCGAGGATCTGGACCGTTACTATCCGAGAATTTACAACGCATATTTGCGCATCTTTGCCCGTTGTGGACTTAACGCCGTGCCCATTGAAGCGGACACGGGCATCATGGGCGGCACGGGATCCCATGAATTCATGCTGGAATCCGCTCATGGAGAAGACCAGTTTGTGGTGTGCACGCAGTGCGACTATCGAGCCAACACGGAAAAGGCGGTGGGCTTGAAACCAGCCGTCAAGGACCTGTCGGCGAATCCACCGGCCATGGCTTCCGTGGCCACACCGGGTGTGAAGACCATTGGGGACCTCATGGAATTTTTTCAAACCACGGAAGATCATTTTCTCAAGACGGTGGCTTACGATGCCGACGGTCGTTTGGTGCTGGCTGTGGTTCGAGGCGACTTCAACATTTCGGTGACCAAACTGGCCAACCATCTCAAAGCCGTGCACGTGGACTTGGCTTCAGAAGATCTTCTGGAACGCCATGGGCTTTTCGGCGGTTTTTTGTCGCCGGTGGGCCTGAAGGACAAAAACCTTCGTGTTGTTGTGGACACGTCCGTGGGCCATGAAACCCTCTACATCGCCGGTGGAAACGCCGTGGATGTCCACCTGAAAAACGTTCTGCCCGGCCGAGATTTTCCCGTCACGGAACAGGTGGACATTGCCGAAGTGCGTTCGGGGGACACGTGCGCTCAGTGTGCTTCAGGCCGGTTGGACGTTCGCCGTGGCATAGAGCTGGGCCACACCTTTAAGCTGGGAACCAAGTACACCGCTCCAGACACCATGGATGTGACCTTTCTTGGAGCGGATGGGGCGAATCATCGGGTGGTCATGGGATGCTACGGCATCGGTGTGGAAAGGCTCATGGCCTCGGCTGTGGAACAGTGGCACGATGAAGCGGGTATTATCTGGCCGGTGACCATTGCCCCGTACCAGGTGATTCTGAGTACTTTGGGTAAGAGTCCCGAGGTGGATGACGCGGCCGACGCCTTGTATGAAGCTCTTCGAACCCGATGGGAGGTCCTCTACGACGACAGAGACGAATCCCCGGGGGTGAAACTCAAGGACGCCGACCTTCTGGGCATTCCCCTTCGCGTGGTGGTGAGCCAGCGAGGTTTAAAGAAAGGCACCTTTGAAGTCAAAGTGCGCCGAACGGGCGAGGTGTTCTTTTTTGGTCGCGATGAAATCGAGGCCGCTGTGGCGCGGATTGTCGCGGATCTTTCTCCTTCCCTGGACGGACTGCCGCTGTTGCCTGAAATGGGGTAA